In a single window of the Populus alba chromosome 16, ASM523922v2, whole genome shotgun sequence genome:
- the LOC118051135 gene encoding protein CHROMOSOME TRANSMISSION FIDELITY 7 yields NTEEGNSPLKIEETLPLPPKIAPKERERSQFRETKRETERRTYAIQNKLLLQVPFFFFPPKCLQEDPPSFSDVDLAKWQNSQHQFVNTYARRAAPKLILGDQSSEGNKGQRSEVLPKPISKDPCSKPETEACGKVLNKKRSYAQFHLDLGQSDFNLRTCSTCGVKYAPGDEGDEKEHKIFHKNYTHGIQFKVFRSERVVHMPCSEAGRIVLVLDSDPPALRNKLQEVIKMMEIELGDGWIFHKLCKVYLFVSSQRVAGCLVAEPIKEAFKVLTCSVDERPKCAAKKNSRPNSTTLQFGEVILQREAMRKVTAVDSLNVLNGNHNGAVVCEEEAVPALCGVRAIWVTPSNRRKRIASQLLDAARRSFCMGFVLKQSQLAFSPPTSAGKALASSYAGTTSFLAYKPKNAGS; encoded by the exons AATACGGAGGAGGGAAACTCACCACTCAAAATTGAAGAAACACTGCCTTTGCCGCCAAAAATAGCaccaaaagaaagagagagatctcAATTCAGAGAGACCAAAAGAGAAACAGAGAGACGAACCTATGCAATCCAAAATAAGCTCCTTCTTCAagtccccttcttcttcttcccgcCAAAATGCCTCCAAGAAGACCCACCTTCTTTTTCGGACGTTGACTTGGCTAAATGGCAGAATTCCCAGCACCAATTTGTCAATACTTACGCACGTCGAGCCGCCCCAAAATTAATTCTCGG GGACCAGAGTAGTGAAGGAAATAAAGGGCAACGGAGTGAGGTGTTGCCAAAACCAATATCAAAAGATCCGTGTTCGAAACCAGAAACAGAGGCGTGTGGGAAAGTGCttaacaagaagagaagctATGCACAGTTTCATCTAGACTTAGGTCAATCTGATTTCAATCTCCGTACATGTTCAACATGTGGGGTTAAATATGCACCGGGTGATGAAGGTGATGAGAAGGAACATAAAATCTTTCACAAGAATTACACTCATGGAATTCAATTCAAG gtTTTTCGGAGCGAAAGGGTTGTGCATATGCCTTGTAGTGAAGCGGGGCGTATTGTTTTGGTGTTGGATTCTGATCCTCCTGCACTGAGAAATAAG CTACAGGAGGTTATAAAGATGATGGAGATTGAGCTTGGAGATGGATGGATTTTCCATAAGCTTTGTAAG GTGTATCTATTTGTTTCTTCTCAGAGAGTAGCTGGTTGTCTAGTTGCTGAACCAATAAAAGAAGCATTCAAAGTTCTCACATGTTCGGTGGATGAAAGACCTAAATGCGCTGCTAAAAAGAATTCAAGACCAAACTCCACAACTCTCCAATTTGGTGAAGTCATCTTACAAAGGGAAGCCATGAGAAAAGTTACTGCAGTTGATTCTCTTAACGTATTAAATGGGAACCACAATGGAGCTGTTGTTTGTGAAGAGGAAGCTGTACCTGCTCTCTGTGGCGTCAGAGCAATCTGGGTTACTCCCTCTAACAGAAGAAAACGCATTGCCAGCCAATTACTGGATGCTGCAAG GAGAAGTTTTTGCATGGGTTTTGTTCTCAAACAATCTCAGTTGGCATTCTCTCCACCAACCTCAGCTGGGAAGGCATTGGCATCTAGTTATGCTGGCACTACATCATTCTTGGCGTACAAACCTAAAAACGCGGGCAGTTAA
- the LOC118050690 gene encoding nudix hydrolase 27, chloroplastic isoform X2: MELSDSIVRNSYIYRFVSLNCCVNLNKFASVPLSGSSCAAVSLTRSKRRSRRRELPPSMETPPDGYRRNVGICLVNPSKKGGAGEGEDLRNAAMRELREETGVTSAEFVAEAPYWLTYDFPSQARERINRRWGTNYKGQAQKWFLFKFTGKEEEINLLGDGSETPEFKDWAWLLPERVLELAVGSKKPVYEQVMKVFGSYLQAHADEGNCAGQNETKAKVHVKSTPV, from the exons ATGGAGTTGAGTGATAGTATTGTCAGAAATTCGTATATTTATCGGTTTGTAAGCCTAAATTGCTGTGTAAATCTGAACAAATTTGCAAGTGTGCCGCTGTCCGGATCTTCTTGCGCCGCCGTATCGTTAACAAGGAGTAAAAGGAGAAGCAGGAGAAGAGAGTTGCCGCCGTCGATGGAGACGCCACCGGATGGGTATAGAAGGAATGTGGGGATTTGTCTCGTTAATCCCtctaaaaaa GGTGGTGCTGGTGAGGGTGAAGACCTAAGGAATGCAGCAATGAGGGAACTGAGGGAAGAAACAGGAGTTACTTCAGCTGAATTTGTTGCAGAG GCACCGTACTGGCTCACTTATGACTTTCCATCACAAGCCAGAGAGAGAATTAATCGTAGATGGGGTACCAATTACAAAGGTCAAGCACAGAAGTG GTTTCTTTTTAAGTTTACTGGGAAGGAGGAAGAGATCAACCTTTTGGGTGATGGAAGTGAAACTCCAGAATTTAAGGATTGGGCATGGTTGTTGCCGGAACGAGTATTGGAGCTT GCTGTTGGTTCCAAGAAGCCAGTCTATGAACAAGTTATGAAGGTATTTGGTTCATATCTTCAGGCACATGCAGATGAAGGTAATTGTGCAGGACAAAATGAAACCAAGGCCAAGGTGCACGTGAAGTCAACTCCTGTGTAA
- the LOC118050690 gene encoding nudix hydrolase 27, chloroplastic isoform X1, with protein sequence MELSDSIVRNSYIYRFVSLNCCVNLNKFASVPLSGSSCAAVSLTRSKRRSRRRELPPSMETPPDGYRRNVGICLVNPSKKIFTASRINIPYTWQMPQGGAGEGEDLRNAAMRELREETGVTSAEFVAEAPYWLTYDFPSQARERINRRWGTNYKGQAQKWFLFKFTGKEEEINLLGDGSETPEFKDWAWLLPERVLELAVGSKKPVYEQVMKVFGSYLQAHADEGNCAGQNETKAKVHVKSTPV encoded by the exons ATGGAGTTGAGTGATAGTATTGTCAGAAATTCGTATATTTATCGGTTTGTAAGCCTAAATTGCTGTGTAAATCTGAACAAATTTGCAAGTGTGCCGCTGTCCGGATCTTCTTGCGCCGCCGTATCGTTAACAAGGAGTAAAAGGAGAAGCAGGAGAAGAGAGTTGCCGCCGTCGATGGAGACGCCACCGGATGGGTATAGAAGGAATGTGGGGATTTGTCTCGTTAATCCCtctaaaaaa ATATTTACTGCTTCCAGGATAAACATTCCGTACACGTGGCAGATGCCTCAG GGTGGTGCTGGTGAGGGTGAAGACCTAAGGAATGCAGCAATGAGGGAACTGAGGGAAGAAACAGGAGTTACTTCAGCTGAATTTGTTGCAGAG GCACCGTACTGGCTCACTTATGACTTTCCATCACAAGCCAGAGAGAGAATTAATCGTAGATGGGGTACCAATTACAAAGGTCAAGCACAGAAGTG GTTTCTTTTTAAGTTTACTGGGAAGGAGGAAGAGATCAACCTTTTGGGTGATGGAAGTGAAACTCCAGAATTTAAGGATTGGGCATGGTTGTTGCCGGAACGAGTATTGGAGCTT GCTGTTGGTTCCAAGAAGCCAGTCTATGAACAAGTTATGAAGGTATTTGGTTCATATCTTCAGGCACATGCAGATGAAGGTAATTGTGCAGGACAAAATGAAACCAAGGCCAAGGTGCACGTGAAGTCAACTCCTGTGTAA
- the LOC118050706 gene encoding mediator of RNA polymerase II transcription subunit 27, which yields MDMKPHPLLIQQQQQQPMQLQEPPAAASQNPNPQSSADAPPKQVALAMERLGQASRLIADVRLGADRLLEALFIAAVPHQSNKPLQLFVKEDASMRQHLQDLRSVGRQLEESGVLNETLRSRSNSWGLHLPVVCPDGAVVAYAWKRQLAGQAGASAVDRTRLALKAFTDQKRRFFPHLDEGQDVQSMEPASKKHCIPKDLLLNYQEELSDCKTLSDVLTCLEKEMLNLKVLTYERLDWFKRASSLPASASENPLDASKDHGFHSLSKLRTVSQSAAATDKIAVIELFFPSVFRAIISLHPAGSIDPDAVAFFSPDEGGSYIHARGFSVHHVFRKISEHAAMALQHFLGVSSRTALYSIVHWICCYQTLFTKVCSKCGKLLAMDRKSMLLLPPVYRPYLHFSTLQIASTQTNSSAKDQGLENLGAFHIGCFTEEL from the exons atggacatgAAACCACATCCTCTATTgatacagcagcagcagcagcagccgaTGCAGCTGCAAGAGCCTCCTGCTGCGGCGAGCCAAAACCCTAACCCACAGTCTTCTGCGGATGCACCACCGAAACAGGTGGCTCTGGCTATGGAAAGGCTAGGTCAAGCCTCCCGACTCATCGCTGACGTCAGATTAGGCGCTGATCGCCTCCTCGAAGCGCTATTCATTGCTGCAGTTCCTCACCAGAGCAATAAACCTTTGCAATTGTTTGTTAAAGAAGATGCTTCCATGCGCCAACACCTCCAAGACCTCCGCTCCGTTG GAAGGCAACTAGAAGAATCTGGAGTTTTGAATGAAACTCTTAGGTCACGTAGTAATTCATGGGGTTTGCACTTGCCGGTGGTGTGTCCGGATGGTGCTGTTGTTGCCTATGCTTGGAAACGACAGCTTGCTGGACAGGCTGGTGCATCTGCAGTTGATAGAACCAG GTTAGCTCTTAAGGCATTTACAGATCAGAAAAGGCGATTTTTTCCTCACCTTGATGAAGGACAAGATGTTCAAAGTATGGAACCAGCATCAAAGAAGCATTGTATTCCGAAAGATCTACTGCTGAATTATCAAGAAGAGCTTAGTGATTGCAAGACACTTTCGGATGTTTTAACATGCTTGGAGAAAGAAATGCTGAATTTGAAAGTTCTCACTTATGAACGATTGGATTGGTTTAAAAGAGCTTCCTCTTTACCAGCTTCAGCAAGTGAGAATCCTCTAGACGCATCAAAAGACCATGGTTTTCATAGTTTAAGTAAACTAAGAACAGTATCTCAGAGTGCTGCAGCTACTGATAAGATTGCTGTTATCGAGTTGTTCTTTCCTTCTGTGTTCAGAGCTATAATATCATTGCATCCAGCTGGTTCCATTGACCCAGATGCAGTAGCTTTCTTTTCACCTGATGAG GGAGGCAGCTATATACATGCAAGAGGTTTTTCAGTTCATCATGTATTCAGAAAGATCTCG GAGCATGCTGCTATGGCCTTGCAGCATTTTCTTGGGGTCAGCTCTAGAACAGCCTTATATTCTATCGTG caCTGGATATGCTGCTACCAGACACTATTTACCAAAGTTTGCAG TAAGTGTGGAAAGCTACTGGCAATGGACCGAAAATCAATGTTGCTCCTACCCCCAGTTTATCGTCCTTATCTACACTTTTCTACCTTGCAAATTGCATCAACTCAGACCAATTCCTCGGCCAAGGACCAGGGTTTGGAGAACCTGGGGGCATTTCATATTGGTTGCTTTACAGAGGAGCTGTAG